GCACGTCGGGCTTAATGTGGCTGCCGATCCCCTGATGACAAGCGCTTACACCGGTGTGACGGGCGGGCTTGTGATCATGAGCGCGGATGATCCGTTTGCCCATAGTTCACAGAATGAACAGGACAGCCGGTGCTATGCCCGTTTCGCACGTGTGCCGTGCCTTGATCCGGCAACAATCCAGGAAGCGCACGATATGGTCCGCGATGCGTTTGCCCTCTCCGAGGAGTTTTCCCTTCCTGTGATATTCCGCCCCACTACGCGCATCTGCCATTCCAAAGGAGATGTTGCGCTTGGCCCGATCGTGGCATCCCAGCGGAAGGGCGAATTCAAAAAAGACCCCAGACAGTATGTGGTTATCCCAGCACATACCCGGATCCTTCATAAAAAACTGAATGAAAAACAGCCTGCAATAAAAAAACGGCTCGTTGAACTTGGATATAATACATATTCAGTGAGGGGGAAGACTGCAGTTATCGCGAGCGGGATCGCCGTAACCTATGTGCAGGAACTCATCCCCGAAGGCATTTCCTTCATGAAGATCGGTGCCTACCCGATCGATGAAAGCTGGCTGTCTGGTTTTGTCCGGCAGCACGACACGGTGCTGGTCATCGAGGAACTCGCACCCGAAATCGAGGAGCAGGTCCTGCAGGTCGCCGGAATTGTAAACGTCCTTGGCAAGAAGAACGGTTACGTTCCCTATGAAGGTGAATTGTCCCTTTCTGCTGTCGCCGCAATCATGGTGAAAGCAGGTTCCATCCCTGCAATTCCTTATCCGGCAGTAAGCCCTGTCCAGGACCTGCCGTTGCGCCCGCCGATCCTCTGTGCGGGCTGTCTCCACCGGGCTGCGTTTTATGCGATCAAGCGTGTTTTTAAGGATGCGGTTTACCCAAGCGATATCGGCTGCTACACATTAGGGCTCCAGCTCGGTGTTGTTGATACCACCATCTGCATGGGAGCTTCGATCACCGTTTCAAGCGGCATCGCACATTCCGGTGAACCCCGTGATATTATCTGTACAATCGGGGACTCCACGTTCCTGCATACAGGCATCCAGGGCCTGATGAACGCGGTCTATAACGGGGCGGACATTACAGTCGTAATCCTTGATAACCGGATTACCGCGATGACCGGGCACCAGCCGAACCCGAATACCGGAGTGACTGCGTGCGGTATCGCGAGCCATCCGGTATCGCTCGATGCAGTCTGTCGCGCCTGCGGGGTAACATTTGTTGAAACTGTTGACCCGTACGACATCACCGGTATGATGAATGTGCTTAAGGAAGCCCAGTCACGCAAAGGAGTGAAGGTGGTCATCGCAAAACAGCAGTGCGTGATCATGGCAAAACGGGGTGGCGTGAAACGGGGTCGATACATGGTGGACGCAGAGATATGCACCGGCTGCGGTACCTGTGTACGGTACGGGTGCCCGGCGATCGAGATGGCCGGCGAGAAAGCGCGGATCACCGACCTGTGCAGCGGGTGCGCAGTATGTGCACAGCTCTGCCCGACAGGGGCGATTGTACGGGAGGGAAAGAAATGAAGAGCAGTTTTGATATCCTGATGGTCGGGATCGGTGGTCAGGGGACGATCCTTGCGTCCAATATCATCGGGCAGGCGTGCCTGCTGGAAAACAGGAGGGTGAAGGGTGCCGAGACCCATGGGATGGCGCAGCGCGGCGGGTCCGTGGAGAGCCATATCAGGATCGACGGGAAGTTCGGGCCGCTTATTGCCCCCGGGCAGGCAGACATCCTGCTCTCCTTTGACCTTCTGGAAGCGCTGCGGTATTCCCATTACCTGAAAGCAGGAGGGACGATGGTGCTCAACCGCCACCTTGTGCTGCCGACATCTGTCTACATGCAGAAGATCGAGGCACCCACAGAAGAGGGTATCATCGCCGCACTCGGCCGGTTCAGGCTTTGCATCCTAGATGCCGACCGGATCGCACAGGAAGCAGGGAGCCCCCTGTCCCAGAATGTCGTGATGCTTGGAGCCGCATCCCGTATGATCCCGCTAAAACCGGAATCGCTGCTCTCTGCCGTGAAAAATCTCGTCCCAAAAAAGACCATTGAGATCAATGCCCGTGCATTTGAGATGGGCAGGGAATCCGGCAGCAGTTGCTGATTGTGCAAATGCAGGGTGCAGTGTCCCGGAAGTGAGAATATACCCGAATGTAAC
Above is a genomic segment from Methanoregula sp. containing:
- the iorA gene encoding indolepyruvate ferredoxin oxidoreductase subunit alpha, translating into MERQYLLGNEAIAHACLEAPVDFVSGYPGTPSSEVIDVLRSRQERAYYIEWSTNEKVALENALAAAWCGLRALCTMKHVGLNVAADPLMTSAYTGVTGGLVIMSADDPFAHSSQNEQDSRCYARFARVPCLDPATIQEAHDMVRDAFALSEEFSLPVIFRPTTRICHSKGDVALGPIVASQRKGEFKKDPRQYVVIPAHTRILHKKLNEKQPAIKKRLVELGYNTYSVRGKTAVIASGIAVTYVQELIPEGISFMKIGAYPIDESWLSGFVRQHDTVLVIEELAPEIEEQVLQVAGIVNVLGKKNGYVPYEGELSLSAVAAIMVKAGSIPAIPYPAVSPVQDLPLRPPILCAGCLHRAAFYAIKRVFKDAVYPSDIGCYTLGLQLGVVDTTICMGASITVSSGIAHSGEPRDIICTIGDSTFLHTGIQGLMNAVYNGADITVVILDNRITAMTGHQPNPNTGVTACGIASHPVSLDAVCRACGVTFVETVDPYDITGMMNVLKEAQSRKGVKVVIAKQQCVIMAKRGGVKRGRYMVDAEICTGCGTCVRYGCPAIEMAGEKARITDLCSGCAVCAQLCPTGAIVREGKK
- a CDS encoding indolepyruvate oxidoreductase subunit beta; the protein is MKSSFDILMVGIGGQGTILASNIIGQACLLENRRVKGAETHGMAQRGGSVESHIRIDGKFGPLIAPGQADILLSFDLLEALRYSHYLKAGGTMVLNRHLVLPTSVYMQKIEAPTEEGIIAALGRFRLCILDADRIAQEAGSPLSQNVVMLGAASRMIPLKPESLLSAVKNLVPKKTIEINARAFEMGRESGSSC